In Saccharothrix violaceirubra, the following are encoded in one genomic region:
- a CDS encoding MFS transporter, with the protein MTRFGWLWASYAVSTFGTWLAFDAFTLIAILVLHAGPVQVSLLAAVGTAAGAVLALPLGPWIEHRRKRSVMIGTDLLRCAALLSVAAAFAFGLLGFTQLLIVSVVVAAADIAFVAASGAYVKWLVKPEDLLVANGRFESTMWTATALGPPLGGALIGAFGPITTVVLDAGTYLLSALGLRAIKAREPRPSLPRTRPAWSDLLDGLRHIMGDPELKPLFLNQIAVNALIMATAPPLAVLMLGDLGFTPLQYGLAFAVPCLGGLVGSRWSRRLVARHGADRVLRLFGVLRACWPLALAFVGPGIVGLVFVMVVEFGLITCMGVHNPILATRRQERTPDGLVARVLSTWSVGSKISIAVLTALWGVIAGVGGPRLSLLIAGVLLLLTPLLLVSRVRQNA; encoded by the coding sequence GTGACCAGGTTCGGTTGGCTGTGGGCCTCCTACGCGGTGAGCACGTTCGGGACGTGGCTGGCGTTCGACGCGTTCACCTTGATCGCGATCCTCGTGCTGCACGCGGGACCCGTGCAGGTGTCGTTGTTGGCCGCGGTGGGCACGGCGGCGGGCGCGGTGCTGGCGTTGCCGCTGGGCCCGTGGATCGAGCACCGGCGCAAGCGGTCGGTGATGATCGGGACGGACCTCCTGCGGTGTGCGGCCCTGCTGAGCGTGGCCGCGGCGTTCGCGTTCGGGCTCCTGGGCTTCACCCAGTTGTTGATCGTCTCGGTCGTGGTCGCGGCGGCCGACATCGCCTTCGTGGCAGCGAGCGGCGCATACGTGAAATGGCTGGTGAAGCCCGAGGACCTGCTCGTGGCCAACGGGCGGTTCGAATCGACGATGTGGACCGCGACCGCGCTCGGACCGCCGCTGGGCGGTGCCCTGATCGGGGCGTTCGGGCCGATCACGACCGTGGTCCTGGACGCGGGGACCTACCTGCTGTCGGCCCTGGGCCTGCGGGCGATCAAGGCCCGCGAACCCCGTCCCTCGCTCCCCCGGACCCGGCCGGCGTGGAGCGATCTGTTGGACGGCCTGCGGCACATCATGGGTGATCCGGAGCTGAAGCCGTTGTTCCTCAACCAGATCGCGGTCAACGCGCTGATCATGGCCACGGCGCCGCCGCTGGCCGTGCTCATGCTCGGCGACCTGGGGTTCACGCCGTTGCAGTACGGGCTGGCGTTCGCCGTGCCGTGCCTGGGCGGTCTGGTCGGCTCACGGTGGTCGCGGCGGCTGGTCGCCCGGCACGGCGCCGACCGCGTGCTGCGCTTGTTCGGGGTGCTGCGGGCGTGCTGGCCGCTCGCCCTGGCTTTCGTCGGGCCGGGGATCGTCGGGCTGGTGTTCGTGATGGTCGTCGAGTTCGGGTTGATCACGTGCATGGGCGTCCACAACCCGATCCTCGCCACGCGGCGGCAGGAGCGGACCCCCGACGGCCTGGTGGCGCGCGTGTTGAGCACGTGGTCGGTCGGCAGCAAGATCTCGATCGCGGTGTTGACCGCGCTGTGGGGCGTGATCGCCGGGGTGGGAGGACCCCGGCTCTCGTTGCTGATTGCCGGGGTCCTGCTCCTGCTGACGCCGTTGTTGCTGGTCAGCCGCGTGCGGCAGAACGCGTGA
- a CDS encoding D-alanine--D-alanine ligase family protein yields the protein MTNRWVAVLSGGLSHEREVSLRSGRRLSAALRSTGLVVEEWDADAQLLTRLKEHRPDAVVVALHGGEGENGAVQAVLELAGVPFVGTDSHACRRAYDKPTAKSELARVGLATPEWAVLPHATFRELGAKPVLDALVAKLGLPLMLKPDQGGSALGAQVVRDAADLPAAMVGCLAYGDTVLAERYVEGVEVAVTVVDGPDGPYALPAVEIVPENGVYDYTARYTAGLTVFHAPARLDEKAARAVGELAVNAHKLLGLRDVSRTDAIVSADGTVWFLEVTVSPGLTETSLVPMAAEAAGQSLGEIYAGLVERAVTRSAARG from the coding sequence TTGACCAACCGCTGGGTCGCCGTGCTGTCCGGGGGACTGTCGCACGAGCGGGAGGTGTCGTTGCGCTCCGGCCGCCGCCTGTCGGCCGCCCTGCGCTCGACCGGCCTGGTCGTGGAGGAGTGGGACGCCGACGCCCAGCTCCTCACCCGCCTCAAGGAGCACCGGCCGGACGCCGTGGTGGTCGCGTTGCACGGCGGCGAGGGCGAGAACGGCGCGGTCCAGGCCGTGCTCGAACTCGCCGGCGTGCCGTTCGTCGGCACGGACTCGCACGCGTGCCGCCGGGCGTACGACAAGCCGACCGCGAAGTCCGAGCTGGCACGCGTCGGGCTGGCGACCCCGGAGTGGGCAGTCCTGCCGCACGCCACGTTCCGCGAGCTGGGCGCGAAGCCCGTGCTGGACGCCCTGGTCGCCAAGCTGGGTCTGCCGTTGATGCTCAAGCCCGACCAGGGCGGCAGCGCGCTCGGTGCCCAGGTCGTGCGGGACGCGGCCGACCTGCCGGCGGCGATGGTCGGCTGCCTGGCGTACGGCGACACGGTCCTGGCCGAGCGGTACGTCGAGGGCGTCGAGGTCGCGGTCACGGTCGTCGACGGTCCGGACGGCCCGTACGCGCTGCCGGCCGTGGAGATCGTGCCGGAGAACGGCGTCTACGACTACACGGCCCGCTACACGGCCGGTCTCACCGTCTTCCACGCGCCCGCGCGCCTGGACGAGAAGGCCGCGCGGGCGGTCGGCGAGCTGGCCGTGAACGCACACAAGCTGCTGGGGCTGCGGGACGTGTCGCGCACGGACGCGATCGTCTCGGCGGACGGCACGGTGTGGTTCCTGGAGGTCACCGTCTCGCCCGGCCTGACCGAGACGTCGCTGGTGCCGATGGCGGCCGAGGCGGCGGGCCAGTCGTTGGGCGAGATCTACGCGGGCCTGGTCGAGAGGGCCGTCACGCGTTCTGCCGCACGCGGCTGA
- a CDS encoding aminotransferase-like domain-containing protein, with amino-acid sequence MNLPEQSPTPGARSLDPHLRRYAARTAGMTASEIRALFAVASRPEVVSLAGGMPHLAALPMDSLSGEIGDLIAQDGLVALQYGSAHGVPTLREQICEVMALEGIHGHPDDVVVTVGSQMGLDMVTRIFCDPGDVVLAEGPSYVGALGSFAAYQAEVVHVGMDADGLVPENLRQAIAAVESSGRRIKFLYTIPNFHNPAGVTLAVNRRAEVLEICRRHNILVVEDNPYGLLGFDGVTYPALRSTDPDNVVYLGSFSKTFAAGLRVGWVLAPHAVREKLVLAAESATLCPPTLNQLIVSRYLAKHDWKGQIKVYREAYRDRRDAAISALEQHMPLGSTWNKPNGGFYVWLTLPEGIDTKAMLPRAVTQRVAYASGTGFYADGLGSRQLRISYCYPTPERIREGVRRLANVIKDEMELHETFGATSGRAVTGPQTPAPDTA; translated from the coding sequence GTGAATCTTCCCGAACAGTCGCCCACTCCGGGCGCCAGAAGCCTCGATCCCCATCTGCGCAGGTACGCGGCGCGGACGGCAGGCATGACGGCATCGGAGATCCGGGCACTGTTCGCGGTGGCGAGCCGGCCCGAGGTGGTGTCCCTCGCGGGTGGGATGCCGCACCTCGCGGCACTTCCGATGGACTCGCTCAGCGGTGAGATCGGCGATCTGATCGCTCAGGACGGACTGGTCGCCCTCCAGTACGGCTCGGCGCACGGCGTTCCCACGTTGCGTGAGCAGATCTGCGAGGTCATGGCCCTCGAAGGCATCCACGGCCACCCGGACGACGTCGTCGTGACCGTGGGTTCCCAGATGGGCCTGGACATGGTCACGCGGATCTTCTGCGACCCGGGCGACGTCGTCCTGGCCGAGGGCCCCTCGTACGTAGGTGCGCTCGGCTCGTTCGCCGCCTACCAGGCCGAGGTCGTGCACGTCGGCATGGACGCCGACGGGCTCGTGCCGGAAAACCTGCGGCAAGCGATTGCGGCCGTGGAATCTTCGGGTCGACGGATCAAATTCCTCTACACCATCCCGAACTTCCACAACCCGGCCGGCGTGACGCTCGCGGTGAACCGCCGTGCCGAGGTGTTGGAGATCTGCCGCCGCCACAACATCCTCGTGGTCGAGGACAACCCGTACGGGCTGCTCGGGTTCGACGGTGTCACGTACCCGGCGCTGCGCTCGACCGACCCGGACAACGTGGTGTACCTGGGGTCGTTCTCGAAGACGTTCGCGGCCGGTCTGCGGGTCGGCTGGGTGCTCGCGCCGCACGCCGTGCGCGAGAAGCTCGTGCTGGCCGCCGAGTCCGCCACGCTCTGCCCGCCGACGCTCAACCAGTTGATCGTGTCCCGCTACCTGGCGAAACACGACTGGAAGGGCCAGATCAAGGTCTACCGCGAGGCGTACCGCGACCGTCGGGACGCCGCGATCTCGGCTCTCGAACAGCACATGCCGCTTGGTTCCACGTGGAACAAGCCCAACGGCGGGTTCTACGTCTGGCTCACGCTGCCCGAAGGCATCGACACCAAGGCCATGCTTCCGCGTGCCGTCACGCAGCGCGTCGCCTACGCGTCGGGCACCGGCTTCTACGCCGACGGGCTCGGCAGCCGCCAGCTCCGCATCTCGTACTGCTACCCGACGCCCGAGCGCATCCGTGAGGGCGTGCGGCGGCTCGCGAATGTCATCAAGGACGAGATGGAGCTGCACGAGACCTTCGGCGCGACCAGTGGTCGCGCCGTCACCGGGCCGCAGACACCCGCGCCCGACACCGCCTGA
- a CDS encoding GNAT family N-acetyltransferase translates to MSRRVVGVTLDNLEHLSKHSRTCVFWELAPHLKEQAEEYGDTEFEKEAWVSNVLLEWGSCGRLIYCDGIPAGSVFYAPPAAVPRSLAFPTSPVSPDAVLLTSLDVLPEFRGGGLARVLVQAVAKDLTRRGVKAVEAFGDNQPDDEKPSCVIPADFLLQVGFKTVRPHPRWPRLRLELRSASSWKEDVEAALEQLLNTVTISTAEPSFRPA, encoded by the coding sequence GTGTCGCGACGCGTTGTGGGCGTCACTCTGGACAACCTGGAGCACCTGTCCAAGCACAGCCGCACGTGCGTCTTCTGGGAACTCGCACCCCACCTGAAGGAACAGGCCGAGGAGTACGGCGACACCGAGTTCGAGAAGGAAGCCTGGGTCTCCAACGTCCTCCTCGAATGGGGCTCGTGCGGCAGGCTGATCTACTGCGACGGCATCCCCGCCGGCTCGGTCTTCTACGCACCTCCGGCCGCCGTGCCCAGGTCGCTGGCGTTCCCGACCTCCCCCGTCTCACCGGACGCGGTGCTGCTGACTTCCCTCGACGTCCTCCCCGAGTTCCGCGGCGGAGGCTTGGCGAGGGTCCTGGTGCAGGCCGTGGCCAAGGACCTGACCCGACGTGGCGTCAAGGCCGTCGAGGCGTTCGGCGACAACCAACCGGACGACGAGAAGCCGTCCTGCGTCATCCCCGCCGACTTCCTGCTGCAAGTCGGCTTCAAGACCGTTCGGCCCCACCCCCGCTGGCCGCGGCTGAGGCTGGAGCTGCGCAGCGCGTCGTCGTGGAAGGAAGACGTGGAGGCGGCGTTGGAGCAGCTGCTCAACACCGTCACGATCTCCACGGCCGAGCCGAGCTTCCGTCCGGCCTGA